CGATGCGAAACTGCAATTGCACCAGGTCGAGCCCCGTGACCATCTCCGTCACTGGATGCTCCACCTGCAGCCGGGTGTTCATCTCCAGGAAGTAGAAGTTGCGGCCGGCATCCACCAGGAATTCGACCGTACCGGCGTTGGTGTAGCCGGCGGCGCGGGCCACGCGCACCGCGGTCTCGCCCATGCGGCGCCGCAGGGCCTCGTCCACCAGGGGCGAGGGCGACTCCTCCAGCACCTTCTGATGACGCCGCTGCAGTGAGCACTCGCGCTCCCCCAGGTACACCAGGTTGCCGTGCTCGTCGCCCAGGATCTGCACCTCGATGTGCCGCGGGCTCTCCAGGAGTTGTTCCAGATAGACCTCGCCGCTGCCGAAGGCGCCGAGCGCTTCACTCTCCGCCGCCTGGTAGGCGGAGCGCATCTCCGCGGGCTCGCGCACCCGGCGCATGCCCTTGCCGCCGCCGCCCGCCGCCGCCTTCACCAGCACGGGATAGCCGAGTTTTTCCGCCGCGGACTCCGCTTCCTGCACCGACCGGAGCGTGCCCGAGCCCGGCACCAGGGGAACACCCGCGGCCGCCACGGTCTGACGCGCCCGCGTCTTCGAGCCCATCTGCTCCATGGCCGCCGCGCCCGGCCCGATGAACTTCAGCCCGGCCTGCGCACAACGCCGCGCAAACTCCGCGTTCTCCGAGAGGAAGCCGTAGCCGGGGTGGACGGCCTGGGCGCCCGTCCGCCGCGCCGCTTGCAGCAGCTTCTCGATGTTCAGGTAGGACTCGCTTGCCGCCGCGGGACCCAACGCGCAAGCTTCGTCCGCCCGGCGCACGTGCAGCGCCTCGCGGTCGGCCTCCGAATACACCGCCACGGTGGCGATGCCCAGCTCGCGGCAGGCGCGCATCACCCGCACCGCGATCTCTCCCCGGTTGGCGATGAGGATCTTCTTGAACATCGTCTCTATGCGGTCATCCTGAGTCCCGCATTGCGGGACGAAGGACCTTACGTCTGGCTTTGGTTTGCGATCTTCAGTGCGGCGCCTAGAGCGCGCCCCGAAATCCTAGCAGAAACACGAAGGCCCCTCGCCGGAGCAAGGGGCCTGGCGCAAAGCGAAGGTGGTTACGGTTGCGGGGTCTGGGACTGGTCGAGGGTGATGCCGCCGGAGCCGGTCTGCTTGGCCGCCTTGGCCTTCTTGGTGGCCATGGTCTTCTCCACCCACTCGTCGGCCTTCTTGTAGTCGGCGGCGCGGGCGTCTGGGTCCTCGCACTCGTAGTCGGCCCGCTCCCGGTACAGCAGGTTCAGGTAGGCCATGGCATCTTCGTAGTCCGGGCGAATCTGGATGGACTTCTCCAGCATCTGCATGCCTTCCTGAACCTTGTCCTGGTTCTTGGCGCGGATCTCGGCGCAGACCTTCTTGTCCTTCAGCGGCTCATCCGGCCTCAGTCCCAGCTTGGCGCGCGCTTCCATGCGCGGCACGTAGGTCTGGGTCCAGTCGATGACCGCGATGGAATAGTAGGCTTCCGGGTCGTTGGGATCGCTCTGGATGACCTGCCGCTGGAATTCCTTGGACTGGTCGAACTTCTTCATCTGAAAGTAGAGGGCAGCGATCCCCTTCAGGCTGTTGAGGTTGCCGGGCTTGAGCTTCAGCACCTCCTGAAACTGCTCGATGGCCAGCTCGGCGTTGCGGTTGTTGTCCGGGCTGTCCACTCCGGGGACGTACTGCTGGGCGTAGGCGGTGGCCAGATAGAGGCGGGCGTTGAGCAGCCGCGGATCCAGCTCCACGGCGTTCTTGAAGTGGTCGATGGCCTCGTCGTAGTGGGCGCTCTTGTACTGCTGCACGCCCTTGTTGAGCTGGTCGCGCGCCTTGAGCTTATTGCATCCGGCCGCCAGCGAAACCAGCGCCGCCAGCGCTACCACCGCCGCGATTCTTGCTCCTTGCCTCATCCCCTGAAGATTCTCCTTGGCTTGCTCAGGACTCGCAACTCGTAACTCAAGCCTGTCTTACTGTCCCTGCTCGATCTTGGCGGTGATCAGCCCGACCTTGTCCACCTGGGCGGCGTGCGCGATGTCAATCACCTGGGCCACGTCCATGAAGGGGACCTCGGAATCGCCCTTCACGAACATCACCCGCTCGGCCCGGGTCTTGAAGATATCCTCCAGCTTGGCCTGCAGGTCGGTCCAAGCGACGTCGTCCTGATTGATCTTGAGCTTGGCCCGCTCGTTGGCGCCCGCCCAGATCACCTGCACCACGATGGTGCGGTCGGTCGGGGTCACCTGGGACTGCGGGTCCTTGGGCGGCTGCGGGACCAGCGCATCCAGTCCCTTGGGCTCCAGGGGGGTGATCACCATGAAGATGATGAGCAGCACCAGCAGCACGTCGATGAGCGGAGTGACGTTGATGTTGGCGCTGGGCCCGCCCGATCCTGCCATTGTGATTGACATGTTCGTGTCCTCGCTATTCCCCTTTTTCGCTACTGCGGCGGCGGCGCTTGGGTGGAAATCGTCTGCTTGCGCTGTTCGGTCAGCAATCCCACCTGGTCCACGCCCGCCGAGCGGATGTTATCCACCACTTCCACCACGCTGCCGTACTTGGCGCGCGCATCCGCCTTGATGAATACCCGCTTGTCCGTCTTTTTCTCCAGACGGTCCTTCACCTTCTGGGTGAGCTGGTCGGCGGTCACCTGATCGGAGCCGAAGAAGATCTTGCCGTCGCGCATTACCGCAACCAGCAGCGCGTCTTCCTGGTCCGCATCCTTCATGGATACGGGATTGTCGGTCTTGGCCAGCTCCACGCTCACGCCCTTCTGCAGCATGGGCGTGATCACCATGAAGATGATCAGCAGCACGAGCATCACGTCCACCATGGGCGTGACGTTGATGTCGGAGGTGACGGCCAGGGTTCGTTTTGGCAGTGGCATGGGTTGGTCTCCTGCGGCTCTCGGGCGCCTGCGCCGTGCCCTGGAGACGCCCCTCTGGGCGTCGCCGAACAGATCCGGCGCACCGGCGACCCGGAAAGCCGCTGCTTACTTCTTCGCCCTGCCCGAGCGCTTCAGGAAGTAGTCGATCAGTTCGCTCGAGGAGTTGTTCATCTCTACGTCGAAGGCCTCCACCTTGTTGGTGAAGTAGTTGTACATCATCACCGCCGGGATGGCCACGAACAATCCGAAAGCCGTGGTCACCAGCGCCTCGGAGATGCCGCCCGCCACCGCGCCCAGTCCGGTCGCCTTCTGCTTCGAGATGCCCTCGAAGGCGTTGATGATGCCCACCACGGTCCCAAACAGTCCCACGAACGGGGCCGTAGAGCCGATGGTGGCCAGGCCGCCCAGGCCGCGCTTGAGCTCGGCATGGGTGATGGCTTCGGCCCGCTCCAATGCCCGCTTGGAGGCCTCGATCTCCTCCCCGGGGATGTCCGGAGAGTCCTGGTGCGCGCGGAATTCCTGCAAGCCCGCCGTCACCACTTTGGCCAGATGG
This Terriglobales bacterium DNA region includes the following protein-coding sequences:
- a CDS encoding ExbD/TolR family protein, producing the protein MPLPKRTLAVTSDINVTPMVDVMLVLLIIFMVITPMLQKGVSVELAKTDNPVSMKDADQEDALLVAVMRDGKIFFGSDQVTADQLTQKVKDRLEKKTDKRVFIKADARAKYGSVVEVVDNIRSAGVDQVGLLTEQRKQTISTQAPPPQ
- a CDS encoding tetratricopeptide repeat protein — its product is MRQGARIAAVVALAALVSLAAGCNKLKARDQLNKGVQQYKSAHYDEAIDHFKNAVELDPRLLNARLYLATAYAQQYVPGVDSPDNNRNAELAIEQFQEVLKLKPGNLNSLKGIAALYFQMKKFDQSKEFQRQVIQSDPNDPEAYYSIAVIDWTQTYVPRMEARAKLGLRPDEPLKDKKVCAEIRAKNQDKVQEGMQMLEKSIQIRPDYEDAMAYLNLLYRERADYECEDPDARAADYKKADEWVEKTMATKKAKAAKQTGSGGITLDQSQTPQP
- a CDS encoding MotA/TolQ/ExbB proton channel family protein, giving the protein MLLSNLATAVLTNAPALALAMFQEAQIGWDIRSLIHQMGYPALAVVVALLVMSAWSIGVMIDRGIAFSAARKQSRMFAPQVAGALRDGRIDEAIRVAERNKKSHLAKVVTAGLQEFRAHQDSPDIPGEEIEASKRALERAEAITHAELKRGLGGLATIGSTAPFVGLFGTVVGIINAFEGISKQKATGLGAVAGGISEALVTTAFGLFVAIPAVMMYNYFTNKVEAFDVEMNNSSSELIDYFLKRSGRAKK
- a CDS encoding biopolymer transporter ExbD — encoded protein: MSITMAGSGGPSANINVTPLIDVLLVLLIIFMVITPLEPKGLDALVPQPPKDPQSQVTPTDRTIVVQVIWAGANERAKLKINQDDVAWTDLQAKLEDIFKTRAERVMFVKGDSEVPFMDVAQVIDIAHAAQVDKVGLITAKIEQGQ
- the accC gene encoding acetyl-CoA carboxylase biotin carboxylase subunit, giving the protein MFKKILIANRGEIAVRVMRACRELGIATVAVYSEADREALHVRRADEACALGPAAASESYLNIEKLLQAARRTGAQAVHPGYGFLSENAEFARRCAQAGLKFIGPGAAAMEQMGSKTRARQTVAAAGVPLVPGSGTLRSVQEAESAAEKLGYPVLVKAAAGGGGKGMRRVREPAEMRSAYQAAESEALGAFGSGEVYLEQLLESPRHIEVQILGDEHGNLVYLGERECSLQRRHQKVLEESPSPLVDEALRRRMGETAVRVARAAGYTNAGTVEFLVDAGRNFYFLEMNTRLQVEHPVTEMVTGLDLVQLQFRIAAGEKLPFEQKDVQLRGHAIECRIYAEDPENDFLPSPGKITRLMTPAGPGIRDESGVYEGWTVPLEYDPLLSKLVAHAGSRREAIARMERALEEYFVGGLATNLPLFRRILRHPEFVAGKMDTGFLERLLAERTAEGGRATQAEEGEAEVAAIAAALFAAMPAPGAAVSTNGTRPAEAWKRAGRQEGLREERWRG